Part of the Tissierellales bacterium genome, CAGAGATAGTAATTTAAAGAATATAGATAGAATAATTGTTAATAGTAAAGAAAAATATGATTATTTAAAAGAAATAATTGAAATTAATTTTCCTCAATATATAAAAAAAATTGTTTATGAAGAATTTGACATTTATAAATGGGGAAATATAAAAAGAGAAATTGAAAAAATTCTTAGTGGTAAGATACCATTAGAAAGTGGCGGATACATTGTAATAGACGAGACAGAAGCCTTAACAGCTATTGATGTAAATACAGGAAAATACACAGGGAAAGCAAACCTTGATGATACAATATTAAAAACAAATTTAGAAGCAGCAAGGGAAATAGGAAAACAATTAAGGCTGCAGGATCTTGGTGGTATAATAATAATAGACTTTATTGATATGAGAAAAAATAAAGATATTTCTTTAGTATTTAGGGAGTTAAAAAAATATACCCAAGAAGACAGCACAAAAGTAAATATTGTTGACATGACTAAATTAGGGTTAGTAGAGTTAACGAGGAAAAAAGTTAGAAATAGTTTATCGTCACATTTTTTACAGAATTGTGAACATTGTCATGGAAAAGGTAAAAGAATAAGTAAAAAATATTGACAAGGCTCTTTTTATTTGATAAAATTAGTTGTCGTAAGAGGCCGCACAGTGTGGGTATTAAAGCATAGTCACCTAACATTGGCGAGACTGGTTAGAGGAGGTGTATGTGATAATGTATGCTGTAATTGAAACAGGTGGAAAACAATATAGGGTAGAAGAAGGAGATACAATTTTTGTTGAAAAACTCGATGCAAAAGAAGGGGACAAAATAGATTTTGATAAAGTTCTTTTTGTGTCCAAAGATGAACCTGTTGTTGGTAAACCTCATGTTGATGGAGCAAAAGTTGAAGCTACTGTTCTAGAACAAGGGAAAGCAAGAAAAATTATTGTATTTAAATACAAAGCAAAGAAAAATTACAAGAAAAAACAAGGTCATCGTCAACCTTATACAAAGGTAAAAATTGAAGGAATTGTAGGCTAAAAATGATTAATGCAAAAATTTATAAAGACCAGCGTAAAAATATTATTAAGTTTTTTATAACAGGCCATGCTGGTTTTGAAAATGAGGGCCTTGACATTGTTTGTGCTGCTGTATCAGTATTAGTCCATACAGCTTTAGTTTCTTTAAATAAAGTTTGCAAAATTGATGAAAAAGATATAGATTATTTTATAGATGATGATAACGGAGTTATGAAGGTTTCTTTACCTGGTAATTTAGGCAAGGAAAAAAGGGAAAAGGCTAATATAGTATTAAGATCAATGGAACTTGGCTTAATATCTATAGTTGAAGTCTATCCAGAAAATGTAGCTCTCGAGTATAGGGAGGTGTAGAATATGATAAAGTTAAATTTACAATTATTCGCTACGAAAAAAGGAGCAGGTAGTACACGTAACGGTAGAGATAGTGAATCTAAAAGGTTAGGTGTTAAAAGAGGAGACGGACAATATGTTTTAGCGGGAAATATTATCGTGCGTCAAAGAGGAACAAAAATACATCCAGGAAGTAATGTAGGAAAAGGTTCAGATGATACTTTGTTTGCACGGGTTGATGGAGTTATAAAGTTTGAAAGAAAAGGAAGAAATAAAAAACAAGTTAGTGTTTATCCTGTAGAAGAAATGGCTTAAAGCTTACCACTAGGTAAGCTTTAATTTTTTATAATGGCTTTTTTATTGACAGAGTGAATACAATTGGTATAATTTAATTAATATATATAGGGAACTATACTTTGGAAAGTAAGGATGATAAATATGTTTATTGATAGAGCAAATATAGAAGTAAAGGCAGGAAAAGGTGGGAATGGGGCAGTTGCTTTCCGTAGGGAAAAGTATGAGCCTTCTGGCGGTCCTTATGGTGGAGATGGAGGTAATGGTGGAAATATTATTTTGAAAGTAGATGAAGGTTTAAAAACTTTAATGGACTTCAAGTATAAGTCCATATATAAGGCAGAGAATGGAGAAAATGGTAAGACTAAAAGAATGCATGGGAAAAGTGGAGAAGATTTCATTTTAAGAGTTCCCGTAGGAACCTTGGTAAAAGATGCAAGTTCTAATAAAGTAATAGTGGATTTAAAAGAAAAAAATCAAACTGTTACTTTAGCAAAAGGTGGTAGAGGTGGAAGGGGAAATGCTAGGTTTGCTACTTCTACTAGGCAAGCTCCCCGATTTTCAGAGCCAGGGAAAAAAGGAGAAGAATTATCTATAATTTTGGAATTAAAACTTTTAGCCGATGTAGGTTTAATAGGATTCCCTAATGTAGGTAAATCCACTTTACTTTCTATTATGTCTGCAGCAAAGCCAAGGATTGCTAATTATCATTTTACTACTTTAAGTCCTAATTTAGGTGTAGTAAAAGTAGAAGAAAGAAGTAGCTTTGTAATTGCTGATATTCCAGGTCTTATAGAAGGAGCTCATGAAGGAACAGGTTTAGGTCATGAATTTTTGAGACATATAGAAAGAACTAGGTTGCTGGTCCATGTATTAGATATATCAGGATTTGAAGGTAGACAGCCTCTAGAGGATTTTTATAAGATAAATGAAGAATTGGAAAAATACAATTCTAAATTAAAAGATAAGCCTCAAATTGTAGCTGCTAATAAAATAGATATAACTGGGGCAAAAGAAAACTATAATATAATAAAAAATGAACTAGAGGAAAAGGGAATTAAGGTATATCCCATTTCTGCAGCAACTTATGAAGGAATAGATAATCTTAAATATGCTATGTGGAATAAACTAAAAGAAATTGAAAAGGATTACAGTACTTTTGATGATGAAATTGATTTATCTGATCTTAAAGAAGATAAAGAACAAATAATAGTAAAAAAGGAAGATGGAAAATATATAGTAGAGGGAGAATTTATAGAAAAACTTTTATATTCTACTAACTTCGATAGTTATGATTCATTAAGATATTTCCAAGACACAATTAGACGAAAAGGAATAGTGGAGGAATTAAAGAAAATGGGAGTGGAAGAAAAAGATTTAGTATATATATGTGGTTATGAATTTGAATTTTTTGAATAAAGGAGTGTATTAATTGTTAACAGGTAATCAGAGAAGTTATTTAAAGGGTTTAGCAAATAGGATTAATCCTATATTACAAATTGGTAAAAAAGGAATAACAGAAAATTTTGTAATACAGGTAGACGAAGCTTTAGAGGCAAGGGAAATAATCAAAATAAAAGTATTAGATAATAATTTATTAGAACCTAAAGAGGTTGCAAACGAACTTTGTACTTTAATAAATGCAGAGTTTGTTCAGAGTATAGGAAGTAAAATTACCTTATATAGGGAATCTGAAGAGAACAAGAAAATAGAATTACCATAAGATTGGCTTAAGCCAATCTTTTATTGGAGGGATATTGTGTCTAGGGATAAAATAGGTATTATGGGTGGAACTTTTGATCCTATTCATATTGGGCATTTGATAATTGCAGAAGAAGCTAGGGAGTTTTTAAACTTAGAAGAGGTTATTTTTATACCTACTGGTAAACCACCTCATAAAAAAAGTTCTGGCATTACAAGTTCTTTGCATAGATATAATATGACGGAATTAGGGATAAAGAGTAATTCTAATTTTTCTATATCAGCAATTGAAGTAGAGAATTCTAGTACAACTTATACTATTGATACTATTGAAAAATTAAGGAAGACATATAAAAATACCCAATTTTTTTTCATAATTGGTGGAGATTCGATTATAAATATACATAAGTGGAAAGATTATAAAGACTTACTAAAAAGCTGTAATTTCCTAGTGGCTAAAAGAGCAGGAAGTCCAGATGAAGAAGTTAAGAATATAATAAATAAATTAAACAGGATTTATGGGAAGGTTATATATGAGGTTCCCATACCTTATATAGATATTTCATCAACAGAAATTAGGTCTAAAGTAATGAAAAACAAAAGCATTAAATACTATGTACCAATGGATGTGGAGGAATACATAAAAAATAAGAATTTATATAAAGGTTGATAGGGGGAGTTTATGTTGGAACCATGGGTTCACAAACGTCTCAAAGAGGATATAGGTATGGAAAGATATAAACATACTTTGAGAGTCGCTGAGATTTCTAAAAAGCTTGCAAGGAAATATGGTGCTGATGAAGAAAAGGCAAATATAGCTGCTTTATTGCATGATTGTGGCAAATTTCAAGATAAAAAAAATTTATTGAAAGTGGCTGACGATTTTGATATAATTTTAGATAATGTAATGAAAATTAACAAGCATCTAATACACGGGCCTTTGGGGGCAGAAATAGCAAAAAGAACATATGATGTCCATGATGAAGAAATATTAAGTGCTATATATTATCATACTACAGGAAGAGAAAATATGTCTTTGTTGGAAAAAGTTATATATATGGCAGATTATATAGAACCAGGTAGAGATTTTAAAGGATTAGAAGAGGTCAGAAACTTAGTTGATGTAGATTTAAACAATGCTTTACTACTTGCTATGAACAATACAATAAAATATGTAATAGAAAAAGGATATTTATTACATATAGATACAGTAAAAGCAAGGAATAGCATAAAACTTGAAATGGAGTGAGGTCAATGAAAAAAACGTTTCTAAAGAGCTTTTTTGTTTCTTTTTTAGCTTTTGCCATCTTATATGGGGGAGGCACTTATTATTTTGCAAATCATAAGGACAATGTAGTTAGGGAAAATGATGATTTTTTTAATAGAGTATCAGATGATGACGATGATGAATTAGTTTTTTTGGCATTAGGAATTGATACAAAAGATTTATCTAATAGTGGAAAAGAGAGGTCAGATACTATGATGCTGTGTAAAGTTGATAAATCTACAGGAGCAATTTCTGTACTTTCAATTCCAAGAGACACACGTGTACCTATAAGTGGCAGGGATAGTGAGGAAAGAATCAATCATGCTCATGCCTATGGTGGCCCTGAGCTTGCAGTAGAAACTGCTAGTGAGTTAATAGGAATAGATTTAGATTATTATGTAAGAGTGGATTATAAAATTGTTGAGGAATATGTAAACTTAATAGGTGGGGTAGAAGTAGATGTACCTTTTGATATGGTATATTCTGATATATCAGATGATCCTCCATTACACATAGATTTAAAAAAAGGAAGACAAGTTTTAGATGGGGATAAATCTATACAATTTTTAAGATATAGAAAGGGATATGAAAATCAAGACTTAGGACGTATCAATGCGCAACAAGAATTTATAACTGCCGCTATGGATCAAACATTAGAACCAAGCAATATTACAAAAATACCTCAAATGATAAAAGCTTACTATAAGTATGTAGATACAAATATTCCTTTTGATGTAATAACAAAGTTTGCTATGGGGGCAAAAGATTTTGATACAGAAAATGTTCATATGGGCACACTACCAGGAGAGCCTGAGACTATTGATGGTGTAGCATATTTTATACATGAAGAAGAGGAAAGTGAAAAGATGGTGAAGGAATTATTTACCGATCATAAAACTGTAGAAGTTAAAGATAATGAAGATAGTGATGAATTAAATTAGTAAATAGGAGGTTGATTTGTGAAAGAAATTAAAGATAAGCTCCCTATTATAGTAAAAGCATGTGAAGAAACAAAAGCTTTAGATATAAAAGTTTTGGATATAAAAAAGCTTACATCAATAGCGGATTATTTTATAATAGCTAGTGGGAGTTCTACAGCACAAGTAAAAGCAATTGTAGATAAAATTGATGAAGCAATGTATAAGAATGGATCTCATGTTAGCAGGAAAGAAGGATATCTAGCGGGAAAATGGGTGTTATTAGATTATGGTGATATTATAGTACATGTATTTCATGGAGAAAGTAGAAAGTTTTATGATATAGAAAGATTGTGGGCAGATGGTAAAGAAATAATGATAGATACTATATAAAAATAGTACAAATCCTACGGTTTTTAAAACTTATATCCCTAGGGATATAAGTTTTATGCAGTATATATGAAGTTTTTAAAGGAGGATGGTTATGGAAAAAAAGTACGTAAAAACTGAAAATGCCCCTTCAGCTATAGGGCCATATTCCCAAGGAATAATTGCAGGGAATATAGTATATACTTCAGGGCAGCTACCAATTAACCCGAGCACAGGGGAATTATTAAAGGGAGACATAGAAAAAGAAACAATTCAATGTCTAGAAAATGTAATAGCTATAGTTAAAGAGGCAAATGGAGCATTAGAAGATATAGTAAAAGTAAATATATATGTTACTAATATAGATAATTTTTCAAAAATAAATGAAATTTATAGCGAATATTTCAGTGAGCATAAGCCGGCTAGATCTTTAGTAGAAGTTAGAAGACTACCTCAAGATGGTAATATAGAAATAGAAGCTATTGCAATTATATAAAATAAAACCCCGTTTTAACGGGGTTTTACATTTCCATATATATATTTTTCTTTCCCTCTTTTCGATTTCTTTTTATAAAAAATATATTTTATTGTCAACAATATAAAGATAGTTATAAGTATAATCCACCAAATTTTACCTAAGAAGCTTAATATAATATTTTTTAATGGCATTTTTTCAACGGTTAATGTAGATACAATATCAGCTTGTCCCAATTTTTTGTCGTTAAGGTAATATTCTATTTTGCCTAAGCTATCCCCTTGCTTTATTGGTACAGTATTATCCTCAAATATAGTTATTTTCTTTTGAACCCTATTTTCTTTACCTTTAGGTACATTTGTAATGAAACCATCTTTCAGTATACCAGCAACAAAAGGAGTGGTTCCTTTCTTAATTGGGATATTATCTATAAACTCATTTTCAAAGGAAATAGTAGCCTTTTCAAAATTATCAAAGCCATAATTTAAAAGCTTATGGCTATCCGTATATATAGATCTACCTTCACTTTTAAGGACTACTGCTATTAATCTTTGATTGTTTTTTGTTGCAGATGATACTAGACATTGTTTAGCTGCCCCTGTATATCCCGATTTAACACCATCTACACCATCATATTTAATTGGAATAACTTTTTCATTAATCTCTATTTTTTTGTTACTATATAATAGTCTATTAGAGGAAAATAAACATCTTTCTTCATCTTTTTTATTAGTAATAGGTATAGTATAGGTATAGTTCTTTACTATATCTTTAAATACTTTATTTTTCATAGCATATTTAGCCATTAAGGATAGGTCATATGCTGTAGTAACATGTTCGTTACTGGGAAGACCATTTGGATTGGTGAAATGAGTATTTAAAGCTCCTAGGTCTCTAGCTTTTTCATTCATTAATTCTACAAAATTCTCCACGGTACCAGAGATGTGTATAGCTATAGCCACAGCTGCATCATTAGCAGATTCAATTAATAAAGCATTTAACAACTCTTCTAAGGTTAGCTGCTCTCCAGGTTCTAAAGCAATATGGCTACCATCGACTTCTTTAATAACTTCTTCATCAATAGTTACAGTATCACTTAGATTTCCTTTTTCAATGGCTAATATTCCAGTCATAATCTTAGTTGTGCTAGCAGGGAATAATTGTTTATGAGGATTTTTCTCGTAAAGTACCTGTCCAGTATCTCTATCTATTAAGATGGCACTTTCTCCAACTAGGTCTAATTCTTGATGGGAATTAGTATTAGCAGTATCTGAATAAGCTGCTAAAGGAATATTTAGAGTACAAATAAGTATTAGAATAGCTGCGATTTTTTTCAATCTTTTCACCGTCCTTATTTTTACTGTTACTATTATATTGAATACTCTTATTAGTATATCAAAACATTAAATAAAAAGTAATAACTAATTTTTATAATAAAAAAGAGGTAAACAGTCCAATTAAGTCGAACAAAGAAATAGGGCTAATATAACTATGTTATGGGGGTAGAGATAATTGACTTTCTTTACAAAAAGAGAACAAATAGTTATACTATTTATAGTTGTACTTGTAGTAGTTATCTCCTTATTAGGTATTTTTAAAAAGGATACAAAAGATCAGCCTAGTATATCTAAGGAAACTTCGACTAATAATAATACTGATAATGATGATGAAATTCATGATGATGAAAAAGAAGAAAGTTCTAATATTATAATGGTTCACATAAGTGGTGAGGTATCTAAGCCGGGTCTTGTTGAATTAAAAAATGGTTCAAGGTTAATAGATGCAGTTAATGAAGCAGGAGGACTAAAAGATAATGCAGATTTAGATAAAATCAATTTAGCCAAAAAATTAGAAGACGAAGAAAAAATATATATACCTAAAATTGGAGAAGAAGATATAGATGATAATAATAATAGTAATTCTAGTGGAAATGATGATAAAATAAATATAAATACTGCTTCTAAAGAAGAATTAATGACCTTACCTGGTATGGGAGAGGTTTTAACAGATAGAATTATTCAATACCGTGAAAATAATCAGTTTAATTCTATAGAAGATATTCAAAATGTTTCAGGAATAGGGCCTAAAAAGTTTGAAGGTATAGAAGAATTTATTAAAGTTGATTAAAGGATGTGATATATATGAATATTAAACTTACAGAATTAACGAAGAGCTCTGGCTGAGCAGCAAAAGTTGGTCCTGAGACCTTGGCACAAGTTTTGTGTCAATTGCCCGAAGTTTATGATGAGAATTTGATAGTTGGATTGGATACATCTGATGATGCTGCTGTTTATAAAGTAAATGATGAATTAGCACTTATTCAAACCTTAGACTTTTTTACCCCTGTAGTAGATGATCCTTTTGTTTTTGGCCAAATTGCAGCAGCAAATTCTTTAAGTGACGTTTATGCAATGGGTGGAGATCCCAAGCTGGCCATGAATATAGTTTGTTTTCCAAATTGCTTAAGTCCAGATATTTTAGCAGAGATACTAAAAGGAGGAAATGACAAAGTAAACGAATCAGGTGGGGTTTTAGTGGGGGGACATACTGTAGAAGATGAAGAGCCAAAATATGGTCTATCAGTAACAGGTTTTGTTCATCCTAAAGAAGTCCTTGCCAATACTCATGCAAAAGTAGGAGATGTATTGGTACTTACGAAACCTTTAGGAGTTGGGATTATTAACACTGCTATTAAAGGTGGTTTAGCTGATGAAGAATCTTATAATGAGGCAGTTAAAGTTATGGCAACTTTAAATAAATATGGTAAAGAAGCAGCAATAAAAACAGGAGTAAATGGTTGTACAGATATAACTGGTTTTGGCTTATTAGGTCATGCTTTGGAAATGGCTATGGGTAGTTCAGTAACAATAAAAATAAATCATAAAAGTATTCCACTAATTGAAAAAAGTATAGAGTATGCAAGTATGGGATTAGTACCTGCAGGTGCTTATTCTAATGAAAATTATATTGGAGATAGAGTGGTGTTTAATGGAAGTGTTCCAATAGAGATAAAAGATATATTATTTGATCCTCAGACTTCCGGTGGGCTACTACTTTCTGTAGAAAAAGGGAAATTAAATACATTACTTGAAAATCTACAAGACAACCCTACTTCATATGGTGTAGTTGGGGAAGTAGTAGAAAAGGAGAATCATTTTATAATAGTAGAATAAAGAAAGGGAAGAATAGAATGAATAACAACAAAAACTTATTTAGTTTAATTCCTAAGATAGATGACCTTTTAAATAATGAAATTGTAAAAGGGTTATTAGATTATATGCCCAGGACTGTAGTAGTTGAAGGCGTTAGAGAAGAAGTAAATATCTTAAGAGAGAAAATAAGAACAGGTGAAATGACTGAAGAAAAAATAAAAAATTGTATGGAGGATTTACCAAATTTGGTAAAACTCAGAGCGGAAAGTAAGTTATCTTTCCATTTGAAAAAAGCAATAAATGCTACTGGTGTTGTAATACACACAAACCTTGGTCGTTCCTTAATAAATGAAGAGGTTATGAATAATGTATTTGAAATAGCTACTAGTTATTCAAATTTAGAGTATGATTTATCTAAAGGTAAAAGAGGTTCTAGATATGCTCATTTAGAAGATATTATTACTAAAATAACTGGTGGAGAATCTGCTATGGTGGTAAATAACAATGCAGCGGCAGTTATGTTAGTTTTAAGTACTATAGCTAAGGAAAAAGAGGTAATAGTATCTAGAGGTGAATTAATTGAAATTGGGGGCTCTTTTAGAATCCCAGAAGTAATGGAACAAAGTGGGGCCAAACTAGTAGCCGTAGGAACTACTAATAAAACTCATTTTTGGGACTATGAAAGGGCTATAAATGAAGAAACAGCTGCTTTACTTAAAGTCCATACTAGTAATTATAGAGTAGTTGGCTTCGCTTCTTCAGTGGCTTCGGAAGAATTATATTCTTTAAAAGAAGAGTATAGTATACCCTTAATAGAGGATTTAGGCAGCGGTGTTCTTTTAGATTTATCTAAATATGGATTAGGACATGAACCGACAGTACAAGATTCATTAAATAACGGTATAGACATTGTTACATTTAGTGGGGACAAACTATTAGGAGGACCTCAAGCAGGTATTATAGTAGGTAAAAAGGAGTATATAGAAGAAATGAAAAGGAATCCTCTTACAAGAGCATTTAGAGTTGATAAGTTTACATTGTCTGCATTAGAAGCAACTCTTAAATTGTATTTAGAGGAAGAAACTGCTATTGAAAAGATTCCAACGTTAAATATGTTGACACTGAATGAAAGGGAAATAAATAAGAAAGCAGAACTTCTTTACAATATATTGAAAAAAGAAATAGACTATGAAGATGTAAATATAGAAATTGTAGATGATTATTCAGAAGTAGGTGGAGGATCTTTGCCTATTGAAAAATTGCCTACGAAATGTGTGACTATATCTTTAGAAGAATTGAGCATATCAAGTTTAGAAAGAGAGTTAAGACATTTGCAGACTCCTATTATTACGCGAGTATATAAGGAAAAAATGTTTTTAGATTTAAGAACTATGAAAGAGGATGAATTTAGTACAGTAAGTAATGGTTTATCTTACTCGTTAAAAAAAATAAAAGGAGTGCTATAAAGTGAAGCATTTTATTATTGGTACAGCAGGTCATATAGATCATGGAAAAACAACTTTGATAAAAGCTTTAACTGGTAGGGAGACTGACAGATTAAAAGAAGAAAAGGAAAGAGGAATATCTATAGATTTAGGATTTACTTTTTTCGATTTACCTAGTGGTAAGAGGGCTGGGATCGTTGATGTTCCCGGTCATGAAAAGTTTATAAAAAATATGTTGGCTGGTACAGTAGGTATGGATATTGTTCTACTAGTAATAGCTGCAGATGAAGGGGTTATGCCACAGACAGTAGAACATCTTGCTATTCTTGATTTACTAGGTGTTAAAAAAGGGTTTGTAGTACTTACAAAAACAGATTTAGTAGAAGAAGAGTGGCTAAAGTTAGTTATTGAAGATACTAGAGAGAATTTAAAAGGTACATTTTTGGAGAAATCCCCTATTATACCTGTATCATCTACTAAAAAGACGGGTATAAAAGAGGCTATAAAATTAATTGATGAAATGGCAGACGAAGTAGAAGAAAGGGATATAAAGGATATGCCTAGACTTCCAGTAGATAGAGTTTTTAGTATATCTGGCTTTGGTACAGTAGTTACAGGAACTTTAATTTCTGGAACTTTTCAAATAGGGGATGAAGTGCAAATATTTCCAGGTAATAAAATAGGAAGAATTAGAAATTTACAAGTACATGATAAAGATAATAAAAAGGCTTATTCTGGCCAAAGGGTAGCAATAAATATAGCCGGATTAAAAAAAGCAGATATAAATAGAGGAGATGTAATTGCACCTGCAGATTCTATGAAAGACACTATGATGTTAGATGTATCTATGAGATTGTTGAATAGTATCCCAAGGCCTATTAAAAATAGGACTAGATTGAGACTTTATGTTGGCACAAAAGAAGTATTATGTAGAATAGTTTTATTGGACAAAGAGGAATTAACCCCTGGTGAATCCGCTTACGCTCAATTGCGTTTGGAAGAGAGAGTTGTAGCAAAAAGAGGAGATAAATTTGTTCTAAGATATTATTCACCAATGTTTACCATAGGTGGGGGAGAAATATTAGAGGCAAATCCCACAAAGAAAAAGCGATATGATGAACGAGCATTGGAAGAATTAAAGATTAAAGATAAAGGTGATTATTCAGATATTATAGAAAGAATTATATTAGATAAAAGTTTTGAATTTCCAACATTAAAGGATATATCAGTTTATACAGTGAAACCAGAGGATAGAATAGAAAGGGAGATAGAAAAATTAAAAGAGAAAAATAAAGTAGTAGTATTTAAGTTATCAAAGGATATGCATGTTATACACATAGATTACTTTAATAAAATTAAAGATGAAATTCTTAAGGAATTAAAAATCTTCCATAGCAATTACCCTTTAAGATCTGGTATGCAAAAAGAAGAGTTAAGAGTTAAATATATTAAGGGAGCTAGAGCAAAAGTAGCGGATAACTTTATAGATTTATTAGAAAAAGAAGAATATATTAAACAGGAAAATGAAAATGTTCGTCTTAAAGGCTTT contains:
- the selA gene encoding L-seryl-tRNA(Sec) selenium transferase, giving the protein MNNNKNLFSLIPKIDDLLNNEIVKGLLDYMPRTVVVEGVREEVNILREKIRTGEMTEEKIKNCMEDLPNLVKLRAESKLSFHLKKAINATGVVIHTNLGRSLINEEVMNNVFEIATSYSNLEYDLSKGKRGSRYAHLEDIITKITGGESAMVVNNNAAAVMLVLSTIAKEKEVIVSRGELIEIGGSFRIPEVMEQSGAKLVAVGTTNKTHFWDYERAINEETAALLKVHTSNYRVVGFASSVASEELYSLKEEYSIPLIEDLGSGVLLDLSKYGLGHEPTVQDSLNNGIDIVTFSGDKLLGGPQAGIIVGKKEYIEEMKRNPLTRAFRVDKFTLSALEATLKLYLEEETAIEKIPTLNMLTLNEREINKKAELLYNILKKEIDYEDVNIEIVDDYSEVGGGSLPIEKLPTKCVTISLEELSISSLERELRHLQTPIITRVYKEKMFLDLRTMKEDEFSTVSNGLSYSLKKIKGVL
- the selD gene encoding selenide, water dikinase SelD, producing the protein MNIKLTELTKSSGUAAKVGPETLAQVLCQLPEVYDENLIVGLDTSDDAAVYKVNDELALIQTLDFFTPVVDDPFVFGQIAAANSLSDVYAMGGDPKLAMNIVCFPNCLSPDILAEILKGGNDKVNESGGVLVGGHTVEDEEPKYGLSVTGFVHPKEVLANTHAKVGDVLVLTKPLGVGIINTAIKGGLADEESYNEAVKVMATLNKYGKEAAIKTGVNGCTDITGFGLLGHALEMAMGSSVTIKINHKSIPLIEKSIEYASMGLVPAGAYSNENYIGDRVVFNGSVPIEIKDILFDPQTSGGLLLSVEKGKLNTLLENLQDNPTSYGVVGEVVEKENHFIIVE
- the selB gene encoding selenocysteine-specific translation elongation factor; translated protein: MKHFIIGTAGHIDHGKTTLIKALTGRETDRLKEEKERGISIDLGFTFFDLPSGKRAGIVDVPGHEKFIKNMLAGTVGMDIVLLVIAADEGVMPQTVEHLAILDLLGVKKGFVVLTKTDLVEEEWLKLVIEDTRENLKGTFLEKSPIIPVSSTKKTGIKEAIKLIDEMADEVEERDIKDMPRLPVDRVFSISGFGTVVTGTLISGTFQIGDEVQIFPGNKIGRIRNLQVHDKDNKKAYSGQRVAINIAGLKKADINRGDVIAPADSMKDTMMLDVSMRLLNSIPRPIKNRTRLRLYVGTKEVLCRIVLLDKEELTPGESAYAQLRLEERVVAKRGDKFVLRYYSPMFTIGGGEILEANPTKKKRYDERALEELKIKDKGDYSDIIERIILDKSFEFPTLKDISVYTVKPEDRIEREIEKLKEKNKVVVFKLSKDMHVIHIDYFNKIKDEILKELKIFHSNYPLRSGMQKEELRVKYIKGARAKVADNFIDLLEKEEYIKQENENVRLKGFKVEYTEKQLEIKKFLLDKFDNSGLLPLNKEKVFHDMIYSVNEAEQVFTSLVDEKLLIKLKEDIYIKREIYEEAADIVKKYIKENKYITVGQCRDLLDTNRKVSIALLEYLDYEKITKRVKDKRYLLN